From the uncultured Trichococcus sp. genome, one window contains:
- a CDS encoding NAD(P)-dependent oxidoreductase produces MKKKVFITGASGSMGQQSLKQMINDKDLYDITILSVDSPKDRQALEPYAAYKEVTIHYGNLLDYELVKECVKGADLILHIAAFVSPAADYYPKKAMEINYGSIRNIVKAIFEMGQEERTKLVNIGTVAETGDRMPPIHWGRVGDPIKPSIFDYYAVSKIAAERLVIESGLKYWVSLRQTGIMGPAMSKIVDAIMFHNCLDNVLEYVSDRDSGRLMGNLCRYEFNGELPEHFWNHVYNIGGGEACRVSTYEMYQAIYGAIGFKNLDYVIEPKWYTTRNFHGHYYLDSDKLEDYLHFRQDGMEYFYKCYLENLGMQATVSKILCSLPCGEKLMGSIMKKMMLKPATSEHGTVRFIEENVDDHIDAYWGGKRNWEKIPSKLSACKHFTDWDKVIRLDHGYDEEKEPELLDLYDVKGAAVFRGGSCLSAQMETGDWQKKLTFRCAFGHVFEASPKLVLEAGHWCPDCERKSWNYAERAKMDPFFAQVWIPLHDESETRVYPKVVTELEV; encoded by the coding sequence ATGAAGAAGAAAGTATTTATAACAGGCGCTTCCGGGAGCATGGGACAGCAGAGCCTGAAGCAGATGATCAACGATAAGGATCTTTATGACATCACCATTCTGTCCGTTGATTCTCCGAAAGATCGGCAAGCGCTGGAGCCTTATGCTGCCTATAAAGAAGTCACGATCCACTACGGGAATCTGTTGGATTACGAATTGGTCAAGGAATGCGTCAAAGGGGCGGACCTGATCCTTCATATAGCGGCATTTGTCTCTCCAGCTGCGGACTATTATCCGAAAAAAGCAATGGAAATCAACTACGGATCGATACGGAATATCGTTAAGGCGATTTTTGAAATGGGACAGGAAGAGCGAACGAAGTTGGTCAATATCGGGACCGTCGCGGAAACAGGCGATCGCATGCCGCCGATCCATTGGGGACGAGTCGGTGATCCGATCAAGCCAAGCATATTCGATTACTATGCCGTCTCCAAGATAGCGGCGGAGCGGCTGGTCATCGAATCCGGATTGAAGTACTGGGTCAGCTTGCGCCAGACCGGCATCATGGGACCGGCGATGAGCAAAATCGTTGATGCCATCATGTTCCATAATTGTCTCGACAATGTGTTGGAGTACGTATCCGATCGCGACTCCGGAAGACTGATGGGCAACCTTTGCCGCTACGAGTTCAACGGAGAACTGCCGGAGCATTTCTGGAACCATGTCTATAACATCGGCGGAGGGGAAGCGTGTCGAGTCAGCACCTATGAAATGTACCAGGCCATTTACGGCGCGATCGGCTTTAAGAATCTTGACTATGTCATCGAGCCGAAGTGGTATACGACCAGGAACTTTCATGGGCACTATTATTTGGATTCCGACAAATTGGAGGACTATCTGCACTTTCGGCAGGACGGCATGGAGTACTTCTACAAATGCTACCTTGAGAACTTGGGGATGCAGGCTACGGTATCCAAGATTCTGTGCAGCCTTCCTTGCGGAGAAAAGCTGATGGGAAGCATCATGAAAAAAATGATGTTGAAGCCTGCCACCAGCGAGCATGGAACGGTGCGCTTCATCGAGGAAAACGTGGACGACCACATCGATGCCTACTGGGGCGGCAAGCGCAACTGGGAAAAGATCCCCAGCAAGCTCAGCGCGTGCAAACATTTTACGGATTGGGACAAGGTCATAAGGTTGGATCATGGGTATGACGAAGAAAAGGAACCAGAACTACTGGACTTGTATGATGTCAAAGGTGCTGCTGTATTCAGGGGTGGGAGCTGTCTCTCGGCGCAGATGGAGACCGGTGATTGGCAGAAAAAGCTGACTTTCCGCTGTGCATTCGGGCATGTATTCGAAGCGAGCCCCAAGCTGGTCCTGGAAGCCGGCCATTGGTGCCCGGATTGCGAAAGAAAGAGCTGGAACTATGCCGAACGCGCAAAAATGGACCCTTTTTTTGCCCAAGTCTGGATACCGCTGCATGACGAGTCCGAGACGAGGGTGTACCCCAAAGTCGTGACCGAACTGGAAGTGTGA
- a CDS encoding DUF6612 family protein, with the protein MKKIILCALLLPLFLLSACATALPGEEVLQNLVNRSADLESYHQFVALTTTTTKEDLNGATTVNEQYTTADATLFPEEKTGYGKRIDKNSTYPATKSEYYVTPEVGYVRTDDADWTAYATPDVPLASLQVYPLETFIELSQIIEAYGTLELDGDEYLLSFSGSDDALNKELNYLFQTLPTEQTDYEIAIHLDAESFYLTDFHYRSTVTHADQKSIVTTELTGEFDLYDQAKKLKTVPYLDATDTTAATADSSF; encoded by the coding sequence TTGAAAAAAATTATCCTTTGTGCGCTGCTCCTTCCGCTCTTCCTGCTTTCCGCCTGCGCGACCGCACTGCCTGGGGAAGAAGTCCTGCAGAACCTGGTCAACCGTTCCGCCGACCTCGAGAGCTACCACCAGTTCGTCGCGTTGACGACAACGACAACCAAAGAGGACCTGAATGGAGCCACAACAGTGAATGAGCAGTACACAACCGCAGATGCGACGCTGTTCCCGGAAGAAAAGACCGGTTACGGAAAGCGGATAGACAAAAACAGCACTTATCCCGCAACCAAATCCGAGTACTATGTGACCCCTGAAGTGGGCTACGTCCGGACCGACGATGCCGATTGGACCGCTTATGCCACCCCAGATGTCCCGCTCGCAAGTCTGCAGGTCTACCCGCTGGAGACGTTCATTGAACTGAGCCAAATCATTGAAGCGTACGGCACCCTTGAACTGGATGGGGATGAGTATTTGCTGAGCTTTTCAGGCAGCGATGATGCGTTGAACAAAGAGCTCAATTATCTGTTCCAGACGTTGCCAACGGAACAGACCGATTACGAAATAGCTATCCATTTGGATGCCGAAAGCTTCTACCTGACCGATTTCCATTACCGTTCCACGGTCACGCATGCTGATCAGAAAAGCATTGTCACAACGGAGCTGACGGGCGAGTTCGACCTGTACGATCAAGCCAAAAAATTGAAGACGGTGCCTTATCTTGATGCTACAGACACGACTGCCGCGACGGCGGATTCTTCGTTTTGA
- a CDS encoding ABC transporter ATP-binding protein, whose amino-acid sequence MIEIKNLEKRYGKRAILEDVSFTIKKNEVTCLTGMNGTGKTTLMNCIMGLVPRNNGSVTIDGEDIQQQLYEKISYIPDSLTMPRWMTIAESMQFMATYYPNWNTAKADELLSFFRLEADLQLKNLSKGNSAKVNFLLGLSLDADYYLMDEPFSGIDVFAREDILEVFTSKFVTDKGVLIATHHMDEVEMLLDRIVMLRSGRVAKDFYAEDIRKTEGKAIIDVMREVYQP is encoded by the coding sequence ATGATTGAAATCAAGAACTTGGAAAAAAGATATGGAAAACGAGCGATTTTGGAAGATGTCAGCTTCACCATCAAAAAAAACGAAGTGACTTGCCTGACGGGAATGAATGGTACAGGAAAAACCACCCTCATGAATTGCATCATGGGCCTCGTTCCGCGCAATAACGGTTCGGTCACGATCGATGGGGAGGACATCCAGCAGCAACTGTACGAAAAAATTTCCTATATCCCCGACTCGCTGACGATGCCCCGTTGGATGACGATCGCTGAATCGATGCAGTTCATGGCTACCTACTACCCGAATTGGAATACAGCCAAAGCGGATGAATTGCTTTCGTTCTTCCGTCTGGAAGCGGATCTGCAGCTGAAAAATCTATCCAAAGGGAACAGCGCAAAGGTGAATTTCTTGTTGGGGCTTTCCCTGGACGCGGATTACTATTTGATGGATGAGCCTTTTTCCGGAATCGATGTCTTTGCGCGGGAGGATATCCTTGAAGTCTTCACCAGCAAATTCGTGACGGACAAGGGCGTTCTCATCGCCACCCACCATATGGACGAAGTCGAGATGCTGCTGGATCGGATCGTCATGCTGCGCAGCGGCCGCGTCGCCAAAGATTTTTACGCAGAAGATATCCGGAAAACCGAAGGAAAAGCAATCATTGATGTGATGCGGGAGGTGTATCAACCATGA
- a CDS encoding sugar ABC transporter substrate-binding protein → MLKNWKKVSLATVLLSGLVLGACGNGSDGEGGSGDVTITYSIWDKIQQPGMEAIAEAFEAENPGIDVKVEVTPWDQYWTKLEAGAKGDSMPDVFWMHSNEIAKYATGGVLMDLSETYANSEVTSLDHFPEELVELYSADDALYGIPKDYDTIALWYNKTLFDAAGVAYPDETWTWDTMLAAAQTLNDPDNGVYGILAPLNRQEGYHNFIFQNGGYVLSDDKTESGFRLDETIEAVQWYADLSVKHGVSPTQSQFAENTNLSFFQSGRGAMGFFGSWMTGEMANNEYTAANADVAALPQGKQAATLFNGLANSVAASTENEEAALKFVEFLGTEEAMRLQGENGAAIPAYIGTEESFVNAYSQFNIQVYVDQMENAYIKPYSKETARWEDIENNALMPVFNGEASVADVAADIVTGVEEVLANEK, encoded by the coding sequence ATGTTAAAGAATTGGAAGAAAGTATCATTGGCTACAGTGTTGTTATCAGGACTTGTTTTAGGGGCGTGCGGAAACGGTTCCGATGGGGAAGGCGGTTCCGGTGACGTGACCATCACTTACAGCATCTGGGATAAAATCCAACAACCGGGAATGGAAGCGATCGCAGAAGCTTTCGAAGCGGAGAATCCAGGCATCGATGTAAAAGTGGAAGTGACACCTTGGGACCAATACTGGACCAAATTGGAAGCGGGCGCAAAAGGCGACAGCATGCCGGATGTATTCTGGATGCACTCCAACGAAATCGCGAAATACGCAACAGGCGGCGTCCTGATGGATTTGTCGGAAACCTACGCAAACAGCGAAGTGACTTCCTTGGATCATTTCCCGGAAGAACTGGTCGAACTGTACTCTGCTGATGATGCGCTCTACGGCATCCCGAAAGACTATGACACGATTGCGCTATGGTACAACAAAACGTTGTTTGATGCGGCAGGCGTTGCCTATCCGGATGAAACCTGGACTTGGGACACGATGCTGGCAGCCGCTCAAACGCTGAACGATCCCGACAACGGCGTCTACGGTATTTTGGCTCCTTTGAACAGACAGGAAGGCTACCACAACTTCATCTTCCAGAACGGTGGCTACGTATTGTCCGATGACAAGACCGAATCCGGTTTCCGTTTGGACGAAACGATCGAAGCCGTGCAATGGTATGCGGATCTGAGCGTGAAACATGGCGTGTCGCCGACCCAAAGTCAATTTGCTGAAAACACAAACTTGTCCTTCTTCCAATCAGGTCGCGGCGCGATGGGATTCTTCGGATCTTGGATGACAGGCGAAATGGCGAATAACGAATATACGGCTGCCAATGCTGATGTCGCGGCATTGCCACAAGGCAAACAAGCGGCAACGCTGTTCAATGGATTGGCGAACTCCGTTGCGGCTTCAACCGAAAACGAAGAAGCGGCTTTGAAATTCGTCGAATTCTTGGGAACAGAGGAAGCCATGCGTCTGCAAGGCGAGAACGGCGCGGCAATCCCGGCTTATATAGGAACTGAAGAATCATTCGTGAATGCCTACAGCCAATTCAATATCCAGGTCTATGTGGATCAAATGGAAAATGCGTACATCAAGCCTTACTCCAAAGAGACAGCACGTTGGGAAGATATCGAAAACAATGCTTTGATGCCGGTATTCAACGGCGAAGCTTCCGTCGCAGATGTTGCTGCAGACATCGTAACCGGTGTTGAAGAAGTCTTGGCGAACGAAAAATAA
- a CDS encoding AraC family transcriptional regulator, whose translation MEMDEDFFKEEIYYKDLYYTTKGKEQCAPNHSFGPTVREYFLIHIIMKGKGYFEIGNSRFNLKEGQFFIIYPNVMTYYQADEEDPWEYYWIGMRGEHLEALLTAIGFQVSHPVGNVKNFGQVKAMLQEIMAANPFDTLSRLRLQGQLYLFLSMLAHDLDGTEIKQIEKINKGVEYTKRAIEIIKDRYQDSEFLIGDISRELSLNDSYLTAVFHKTTNRTPHEYLIDFRIQKSREYLETTDLSIAEIAEKVGYQNPLSFTRIFKSKMQLSPRAYVKKVKTK comes from the coding sequence ATGGAAATGGATGAGGATTTTTTCAAGGAAGAAATCTATTATAAAGATCTTTACTACACAACCAAAGGCAAAGAGCAGTGCGCGCCCAACCACAGTTTCGGGCCGACCGTCCGGGAATATTTTTTGATTCATATCATCATGAAGGGAAAGGGCTACTTCGAGATCGGCAACAGCCGCTTCAACCTGAAAGAAGGCCAGTTCTTCATCATCTATCCGAACGTGATGACCTATTATCAAGCCGATGAAGAGGATCCTTGGGAATATTACTGGATCGGCATGAGGGGCGAGCATCTGGAAGCATTGCTGACGGCCATCGGTTTCCAGGTTTCGCATCCGGTGGGGAACGTGAAGAACTTCGGGCAAGTGAAGGCGATGCTCCAGGAAATCATGGCGGCTAATCCGTTCGATACGTTGTCCCGGCTGCGTCTACAAGGGCAGCTGTACCTCTTTTTGAGCATGCTCGCACATGATTTGGATGGCACCGAAATCAAACAGATCGAGAAAATCAACAAAGGCGTCGAGTACACGAAAAGGGCGATCGAAATCATCAAAGACAGGTATCAGGACAGCGAATTTCTGATCGGCGACATCAGTAGGGAATTGTCTCTGAACGACTCCTATTTGACCGCCGTTTTCCATAAAACGACAAACCGGACACCGCATGAATATCTGATCGATTTCCGCATCCAGAAAAGCCGGGAATACTTGGAAACGACGGACCTCAGCATCGCTGAAATCGCCGAAAAGGTCGGCTATCAGAACCCCTTGAGTTTCACGCGCATCTTCAAGAGCAAGATGCAGCTGTCCCCAAGGGCATACGTCAAGAAAGTAAAAACCAAATAA
- a CDS encoding sugar ABC transporter permease: MALWGWFFIAPTLIGLLILNVIPLFQSLYMSFQSVSTFGTSTFVGMDNYLHMLEDPEFWQSLKNTFFYAAIQVPITIILSLFFAVLMNTKIKAVGLYRTIFFLPMIAAPAAVAMVWRWLFNSEYGLLNAVLDKLGYIGNILWITDPEVAIWSIIIVGIWTNVGYNMILLLAGLKEIPKEYYEAAVVDGAGPLKQFFSITLPLLSPQLFFVSVTSVIGALQVFDIIFMMFDRTNLALKSTQSLVYMFFNESFVLNDKGYGSAIAISLVLIIMAITGIQLLAQKKWVTYD, translated from the coding sequence ATGGCGCTGTGGGGCTGGTTTTTCATCGCTCCGACCTTGATCGGGCTTTTGATCCTGAACGTCATTCCGTTGTTCCAGTCGCTGTACATGAGTTTCCAGAGCGTGAGTACTTTCGGCACTTCAACCTTTGTCGGGATGGACAACTACTTGCACATGCTGGAGGATCCTGAATTCTGGCAATCATTGAAGAATACCTTCTTCTACGCCGCCATCCAAGTGCCCATCACGATCATCCTGTCGCTGTTCTTTGCGGTATTGATGAACACGAAGATAAAAGCGGTCGGATTGTACCGGACGATTTTCTTCCTGCCGATGATCGCCGCTCCGGCTGCCGTCGCGATGGTGTGGCGCTGGCTGTTCAACTCGGAATACGGCTTGCTGAATGCGGTACTGGATAAACTCGGTTATATCGGAAATATCTTATGGATCACCGATCCGGAAGTGGCGATTTGGTCGATCATTATTGTCGGTATCTGGACGAATGTCGGCTACAACATGATCCTGCTGTTGGCGGGGCTGAAGGAAATACCGAAAGAATATTATGAGGCGGCTGTCGTTGACGGCGCCGGACCGTTGAAACAATTTTTCTCGATCACGCTGCCGTTGCTGTCGCCGCAACTGTTCTTCGTTTCGGTGACGAGTGTCATCGGTGCGCTGCAGGTGTTCGATATCATCTTCATGATGTTCGACCGCACGAACTTGGCGCTGAAGAGCACGCAATCATTGGTATACATGTTCTTCAATGAATCGTTCGTGCTCAACGATAAAGGTTACGGTTCGGCTATCGCCATCTCGTTGGTGCTGATCATCATGGCGATCACCGGCATCCAGCTGTTGGCACAGAAAAAATGGGTCACCTATGACTAG
- a CDS encoding carbohydrate ABC transporter permease, which translates to MQTKMNKTTALIHIVLIIGSLLMVVPFLWMVLTSGKTISESTQIPPQIFPEVFQIENYKAVWNSLPFVSFYINTGLMIVFRVLTSTLFSAMAAFAVAKLDFPGKNLFFGIVLTQMMIPAQIYLTPQYLLVQNLGLLNSIPALVIPGIVSAFGTFLLRQFFIKLPDELMEAATIDGATTWQVFYRIYMPLARSGLVALGIFTSLFAFKDLMWPLVVNMSQDKMTLSAGLASLQGQFTTNYPQLMAGSVIAIIPMIILYILFQKQFIEGIATTGGK; encoded by the coding sequence ATGCAGACAAAAATGAATAAAACGACAGCACTGATCCACATCGTGCTGATCATCGGATCTTTGCTGATGGTCGTGCCGTTCTTATGGATGGTCCTGACTTCCGGCAAAACCATCAGCGAATCCACGCAGATACCGCCGCAAATTTTCCCGGAAGTGTTCCAGATCGAGAACTACAAAGCGGTATGGAATTCCTTGCCGTTCGTCAGTTTTTACATCAACACCGGTTTGATGATTGTCTTCAGGGTGTTGACTTCGACGCTCTTCAGCGCCATGGCTGCCTTTGCGGTTGCGAAACTGGATTTTCCCGGAAAAAACCTGTTTTTCGGTATCGTCCTGACGCAGATGATGATCCCAGCGCAGATCTATCTGACGCCGCAATATTTGTTGGTCCAGAATCTGGGTCTTTTGAACTCAATCCCGGCTTTGGTTATCCCGGGCATCGTCTCCGCGTTCGGGACCTTCCTGTTGCGCCAATTCTTCATAAAATTGCCTGACGAACTGATGGAAGCTGCCACGATTGATGGCGCGACTACCTGGCAAGTATTTTACCGCATCTATATGCCGCTGGCGCGTTCCGGCTTGGTGGCTTTGGGCATCTTCACGTCGCTCTTTGCCTTCAAGGATCTGATGTGGCCTTTGGTCGTCAACATGTCCCAGGATAAAATGACGCTATCGGCGGGATTGGCCAGCCTGCAAGGGCAATTCACGACGAACTATCCGCAGCTGATGGCCGGTTCGGTCATCGCGATCATCCCGATGATCATCCTTTACATCCTGTTCCAGAAACAATTCATCGAAGGCATCGCCACAACAGGTGGGAAATAA
- a CDS encoding aldo/keto reductase, whose translation MKKIDIGNSGLLASEISLGIMRMNALTHEEATAVIRTAVDNGIDYFDHADIYGRGTSEEIFGKAFKELGIARDSVMLQTKCGIIPGVMFDFSKEHIIASVEGSLKRLQTDYVDALLLHRPDTLMEPEEVAEAFDELQKSGKVRHFGVSNQNPMQIELLKKAVTQPLLINQLQLSLTHAPMIDAGFNVNMVNNPSFMHDGSVLEYSRISDMTIQPWSPFQSGNGKKGLFFDHPDYPELNEKIEVMAEDKGVSREAIAIAWLLRHPAKMQPIVGSMNPERIAAICKASDVALSRTEWYDLYKAAGKKLP comes from the coding sequence TTGAAGAAAATAGACATCGGTAATTCAGGACTTTTGGCATCAGAAATTTCGCTCGGCATCATGCGCATGAACGCTTTGACGCATGAGGAGGCGACAGCGGTCATCCGCACGGCAGTGGACAACGGCATCGATTACTTCGATCATGCGGACATTTATGGACGGGGTACTTCCGAGGAAATTTTCGGGAAAGCCTTCAAAGAACTCGGCATCGCGAGGGACAGCGTGATGCTGCAGACGAAGTGCGGTATCATTCCGGGTGTCATGTTCGATTTCTCCAAAGAACACATCATCGCATCAGTGGAGGGCAGCCTAAAACGCCTCCAGACCGATTACGTGGATGCCTTGCTGCTGCACCGGCCGGATACGTTGATGGAACCGGAGGAAGTCGCTGAAGCTTTTGATGAGCTGCAAAAATCAGGGAAAGTGCGCCACTTCGGGGTCAGCAACCAAAATCCGATGCAGATTGAATTGTTGAAGAAAGCTGTCACGCAACCATTGTTGATCAATCAATTGCAGCTGAGTCTGACGCATGCGCCGATGATCGATGCAGGCTTCAACGTGAATATGGTGAACAATCCATCATTCATGCATGACGGATCCGTCCTGGAATACAGCCGGATATCGGATATGACAATCCAGCCGTGGTCGCCGTTCCAATCCGGAAACGGCAAAAAAGGCCTGTTCTTCGACCATCCCGATTATCCGGAGCTGAATGAAAAAATCGAAGTGATGGCGGAAGACAAGGGCGTATCGCGTGAAGCGATCGCGATCGCTTGGTTGCTGCGCCACCCTGCCAAAATGCAGCCGATCGTCGGCAGCATGAATCCGGAGCGCATCGCGGCCATCTGCAAAGCTTCCGATGTGGCTCTGAGCCGTACCGAGTGGTATGACCTCTACAAAGCTGCCGGGAAAAAATTGCCTTAA
- a CDS encoding GntR family transcriptional regulator, whose protein sequence is MIFDKRSPVYEQIIEMHKQKIVSGDFQPGQKIPSRRELATQLKVNPNTVQRAYKEMEGLGLIYTDGNSLSKITDSRSKIQTLRKETLEDALQAFIETVRTIGLEDEAVLHLIKTRLKEVHPND, encoded by the coding sequence GTGATTTTTGACAAAAGAAGTCCGGTCTATGAACAGATTATCGAAATGCACAAACAGAAAATCGTCAGTGGCGATTTTCAGCCCGGTCAGAAAATACCGTCGCGACGGGAATTGGCTACACAATTAAAAGTGAATCCGAATACCGTACAGCGTGCCTATAAAGAAATGGAGGGGCTTGGTTTGATCTATACAGATGGAAATTCTCTCAGCAAAATAACGGACAGTCGATCGAAGATCCAGACATTAAGGAAAGAAACACTGGAAGATGCCTTGCAGGCGTTCATCGAAACGGTTCGGACAATCGGATTGGAAGATGAGGCGGTCCTGCATTTGATCAAAACGCGCTTGAAGGAGGTGCATCCCAATGATTGA
- the gtfA gene encoding sucrose phosphorylase, whose amino-acid sequence MKIKNEAMLITYPDSLGNDLKDLEQVLDTHLKGVVGGVHILPFFPSSGDRGFSPMDYTKVDERFGGWDDIKRISEKYYMMYEFMLNHISAQSPYYLDFLEKKDASPYKDYFIRYNDYWPENRPTEADIDLIYKRKPKAPFVDAHFQDGTSEKVWCTFSEEQIDLNVKTEATRQFIKDTLSFLADKGASIIRLDAFAYAIKELDTNCFFVEPEIWEMLEYAVEILKPYGVTVLPEIHEHYTIQQKIAEKGYPVYDFALPMLVLHALYSGKAEKLLHWLEICPRNQFTTLDTHDGIGVVDVKDLLTQEEVDFAVEALYEKGANLKRIYSSEAYNNLDIYQINCTYYSALGNNDAAYLLARAIQCFTPGIPQIYYVGLLAGENDLELLENSKEGRNINRHYYSLDEIGQEIERPVVKDLFRLLTFRNTAKAFDGDLKITQQDEGAFTLTWATAEESASLTVDLPTNKFSILHRTAAGEEQIF is encoded by the coding sequence ATGAAGATAAAAAACGAAGCAATGTTGATCACCTACCCGGACAGTCTGGGCAATGACCTGAAAGATCTGGAACAGGTGCTGGACACTCATCTGAAAGGGGTCGTCGGCGGCGTGCATATCCTGCCGTTCTTCCCTTCATCGGGCGACCGCGGCTTTTCGCCGATGGACTACACCAAAGTCGATGAGCGGTTCGGCGGCTGGGATGACATCAAACGCATCAGCGAAAAATACTACATGATGTATGAGTTCATGCTGAACCATATTTCCGCGCAATCGCCTTATTATTTGGATTTCCTTGAGAAAAAGGACGCGTCCCCTTACAAGGACTACTTCATCCGCTACAACGACTATTGGCCGGAGAACCGACCGACTGAAGCGGACATCGATCTGATCTACAAACGCAAACCGAAAGCGCCTTTCGTGGATGCCCATTTCCAGGACGGCACATCGGAAAAAGTCTGGTGCACGTTCTCGGAAGAGCAGATTGATCTGAACGTGAAGACCGAAGCGACGCGCCAATTCATCAAGGATACACTTAGTTTCTTGGCGGATAAAGGAGCTTCGATCATCCGCCTGGATGCGTTCGCCTATGCCATCAAGGAATTGGATACGAATTGCTTCTTCGTGGAGCCCGAAATTTGGGAGATGCTGGAATACGCAGTGGAAATTCTGAAGCCCTATGGCGTGACGGTCCTTCCCGAAATCCATGAGCATTACACGATCCAACAAAAAATCGCAGAAAAAGGCTATCCGGTCTATGATTTTGCTTTGCCGATGCTGGTGCTGCATGCCCTTTACAGCGGCAAAGCCGAGAAGCTGCTGCACTGGCTGGAGATCTGCCCGCGCAACCAGTTCACGACCTTGGACACGCATGACGGCATCGGTGTCGTCGATGTGAAGGATCTGCTGACCCAGGAGGAAGTGGATTTCGCGGTGGAAGCCCTTTACGAAAAAGGCGCCAACCTGAAGCGGATCTACAGCTCGGAAGCCTACAACAACCTGGACATCTACCAGATCAACTGCACCTACTATTCGGCCTTGGGCAACAATGATGCCGCCTATCTGTTGGCGCGGGCGATCCAGTGCTTCACGCCGGGCATTCCTCAGATCTATTACGTAGGCTTGCTGGCCGGCGAAAACGATCTGGAGTTGCTCGAGAACAGCAAGGAAGGCCGCAACATCAACCGTCACTACTACAGCTTGGACGAAATCGGGCAAGAAATCGAACGTCCGGTCGTGAAGGACCTCTTCCGTCTGCTGACGTTCCGCAATACGGCGAAAGCGTTCGATGGAGACCTTAAAATAACCCAACAAGACGAAGGGGCCTTCACTTTGACGTGGGCCACTGCCGAAGAATCGGCCAGTCTGACGGTCGACCTGCCTACGAACAAATTCTCGATCCTGCACCGGACTGCGGCAGGAGAAGAACAAATATTTTAG
- a CDS encoding nuclease-related domain-containing protein, which yields MVVNKYNEVSAIAYKERTKPKLLRIYEVLSNRMILSSDDHYYHLHLDKGFDGEYGLDGLTEPLSSHCLVLNDLQLEFRNSSFQVDTLLICTDIIRLYEVKNYEGVHTWADDKLLKSTGVYLENPWVQLQRTKVKLELLLQSLSCQMKVEAYVVYINPEFTLLEAKADGNYLLPSQVPLHFRSLQTKETPSFEQRRVADRLLQLHNPDYPPHKKPIYCYEDLRKGIGCPACGTVAEAFHGHFIKCQTCGERMNVKKAIKKNIEDFRLLFPDEKLTTNRILDWCGSGDKDRIYRILRESYQPKGNAHGRYYV from the coding sequence ATGGTGGTAAATAAATATAATGAGGTGAGCGCTATCGCATACAAGGAACGCACGAAACCAAAGCTTCTCCGCATCTATGAGGTACTGTCCAATCGCATGATCCTAAGCAGTGATGACCATTATTACCACCTTCATCTAGATAAAGGTTTCGATGGGGAATACGGATTAGATGGGCTTACGGAACCATTATCTTCGCACTGCTTGGTACTGAATGATTTGCAGTTGGAATTCAGAAACTCCTCTTTTCAAGTCGATACACTGTTGATTTGTACTGACATAATACGACTGTACGAAGTCAAGAACTACGAGGGAGTTCACACATGGGCGGATGATAAATTACTTAAATCAACCGGTGTATATCTGGAAAACCCATGGGTACAATTGCAGCGGACTAAGGTGAAATTGGAACTGTTGCTTCAGTCCCTGTCGTGCCAAATGAAAGTGGAGGCTTACGTTGTCTATATCAATCCTGAATTCACTTTGTTGGAGGCGAAAGCTGATGGAAATTATCTTTTGCCTAGTCAGGTTCCACTTCATTTTCGAAGTTTGCAAACAAAAGAGACACCGTCTTTTGAACAGCGGCGGGTGGCTGATCGATTGCTTCAGTTGCATAATCCAGATTACCCACCGCACAAGAAACCGATATATTGTTATGAGGACTTGCGTAAAGGGATCGGTTGTCCGGCATGCGGGACTGTTGCGGAAGCTTTCCATGGGCACTTCATAAAGTGTCAAACATGTGGTGAAAGAATGAATGTCAAAAAAGCAATCAAAAAAAACATTGAGGATTTTCGTCTTTTGTTCCCTGATGAAAAATTGACTACAAATCGTATACTGGATTGGTGCGGTTCAGGCGATAAGGACCGCATATATCGGATTCTCAGAGAAAGCTATCAGCCTAAAGGAAATGCGCATGGCCGCTATTATGTCTGA